From Polynucleobacter sp. MWH-P3-07-1:
CATAGCCCTTTTGCAAGAACGCGGTGTCTTGTAATGCTGCAATTGCAGCAGCTTGCGCCAAGCTATTCACGTTAAAAGGTTGGCGAATGCGGTTCAGTAAATCGGTGAGAGCAGGTTGAGCAATACCGTAACCAATCCGTAGTCCTGCCAAGCCATAGGCCTTAGAAAAACTACGTGAAACGATTAAGTTCGGAAAACGTTTAACCCAAGCGATTGCATCGTACTGCTGCTCAGGCAATAGATACTCGTTATAAGCCTCATCTAGCACGACGATGACATTGCTAGGCACCTGCTCCAAAAATGACTCAATCTCTTGTGCACTCAAATAGCTACCAGTCGGATTATTGGGGTTAGCCACAAAAACTAACTTTGCTTTTACCCCTGAGGTCTGAATTGCTTTGAGCATTGCATTGAGGTCATGCCCATATTGAGGTGTTGCAGCAACCTCTACTGCGCGCGCACCAACCGCTTGAGTGGCTAATGGATACACCGCAAAAGCATGCTTAGAGAAAATAATGTCGTCGTCAGTGTGCGCAACTGCTCGTGTAGTTAACTCCAGAATGTCATTGCTACCATTTCCCAGAGTAATCCAATGCGTCGGGACATCTAAACGCTCTGACAAGACATTCTTGAGTTCAAAACCATTGGAGTCTGGATAACGACCTAAGTCACTGGCCGCTTTCAGCATTGCATCATGAGCCGACTTGGGCATGCCCAGGGGATTTTCATTGGACGCAAGCTTGATAATCTTGCTCTCATCCAAACCATATTCACGCGCAACCTCGCTGATAGGCCTGCCACCAACGTAAGGCGCAATAGCTTGAATATGTTTTAAGCCGAAAGAACTCATAATCAAATGGCTGAGCGGGGATAGGAGCCGAGCTTTTTATAGAACGCAGCTGTGTCTTGAAGCTCAATTAGTGCCTTAGCAACTTTGTCTTCATCTGCATGGCCAGCCACATCAATGAAGAAGTGATACTCCCAAGTTCCCTTGCGCGCAGGACGAGATTCAAAACGATTCATCGAAACACCGTGCTTTGCCAAGGGAGCAAGCAAACGATGTACGGCACCAGGCTGATTATCAACAGATAGCACTAGCGAAGTTTGATCATTACCAGTTGCTTGACATGCATAGTTACCAATCACTACAAAGCGAGTACGATTGTGCGGGTCATCCTGAATTTGTGATGCCACTGCTTGTAAGCTGTATGCAATTTGCGCAGGCTCACCGGCAATGGCTGCCAAAGTGGGATCTGCTGCAGCCATGCGCGCAGCTTCAGCATTACTACTCACTGCTTGGCGCTTTAACTGAGGGGCGTGCTCACTCAACCACTGTTGACATTGTGCAAGCGCTTGAGCATGGGCACAGACAGTAGTAACCCCATCCAAGCTTCCACTCTTCGTTAACAAATGATGACGAATAGGCAAAACGACTTCACCGCTGATTTGCAGGGGGGCATCGAGTAACAAATCGAGCGTACGAGAAACGGCACCTTCGCTAGAGTTTTCCACTGGTACAACGCCAAATTGCGCAGCACCCTTCTCTACCGCTTTAAAAACCTCATCAATACTGACGCAAGGCAAACCGGCAATGGATTGACCAAAATAAGTTTGTGCAGCCTGCTCAGAAAAAGTGCCGACCGGACCCAGGTAAGCAATCGTTTGTCGAGCCTCTAAAGCGCGGCAAGCAGACATCACCTCGCGCCAGATCGCAGCAATACCATCAGGCAATAAAGGACCCTGATTGATCTCTTGCAGTTTTGCTACGACTTGGCGCTCACGCTCAGGCCGAAATACTGGTGAGGCAAATCCACCTTTGATATGCCCTACCTCTTGTGCAGCTTGAGCACGCTGTGAGAGCAGATCCAAAATCTTGGCATCTAAATCATCGATCTTGTCACGCAAGGGCGCAAGTCGCTGTTCTTCAGTACTCATTAAGCCCGCCTTTCAAAATCTTGCATAAATTCAACCAGGGCTTTTACACCCTCTATAGGCATTGCATTGTAGATACTTGCTCGCATTCCACCAACTGCTTTATGACCTCTCAGCGCCACCAAACCAGCAGCATGAGATTGCGCTAGAAATTCGGTATTCATCGCCTCATCTTTCAAAAAGAAGGTGACATTCATTCTGGAGCGATAAGGTTTTGCAATGCGATTCTCGTACAGAGCGCTTTGATCAATGCATTGATAAAGTAAATCTGCCTTTACTTGATTCTGTTTGGCAATCGCTTTAACACCGCCCTGCTTCAGCAACCACTTAAAGCTCAGACCTGCCATATAAATCGCAAACGTGGGAGGCGTATTTAACATCGATTGATTGGCGGCTTCTTTTGCCCAATCCCAAACCGATGGCGTGATTGGCATGCTGTGACCCAACAGATCTTTACGGACGATCACAATCGTGACACCTGAGGGCCCAATATTCTTTTGCGCACCCGCAAATAGCACTCCGTATTGGCTTACATCCATCTCTTTGGATAAGATGTTGCTTGATACGTCCGCGACTAAAGGCACATTACCAACATCTGGCACCTGGTCAAATTCAACACCACCAATGGTTTCGTTAGAGCAGATATGCACGTATGCGGCATCACTCGAGAGATTCCAAGATGAGCGCGGTGGAATCGTGGTGAAGTGCTCTGCCTCTGAAGAGGCGGCTAGATGAGCTGCACCGTATTTCTGAGCCTCTTTCAAGGACTTCTCAGACCAAATACCGGTAACGATGAAATCTGCTTTAGGCCCACTCTTGCTCAGACCCATGAGATTCATTGGGATCGCAGCATTTTGTCCAATACCACCACCTTGCAAAAGCAAGATCTCATATTGATCTGGAATACTCATCAAAGTACGCAGATCGTGCAATGTCTCTTCATACACCGCCATAAACTCTTTGCTGCGGTGGCTGATCTCCATGACACTGGTTCCAAGACCATGCCAGTTGAGCATTTCATCTGCAGCCTGCTTCAGAATCTCTTCGGGAAGAGTGGCGGGGCCCGCAGCGAAATTAAAAATGCGGCGGTCAAACGTCATGATGGTGTCGACTAGTCTGTATTCGATGCCAGCTTAGGCATCACTAGCAGTATCGCTAGCAGCATCACCGACATCGCCAGCATCAATCGAATCATCTTCTACAAGGTCATCCTCGTCATCTGAATCGCTTTCAGCAATCCTCTGCAAGCCAGATAAACGAGTCCCCTCATCTACGTTGATGAGTGTGACACCTTGCGTTGAGCGACCCATCTCTCTGATTTCAGAGACACGCGTCCGCACTAAGACACCACCCGTAGTAATCAACATGATTTGATCTTCAGGAGAAACGAGAGCTGCAGCAACAACTTTGCCGTTACGCTCTGATGTCTGAATGGCGATCATGCCCTTAGTACCGCGACCATGACGGGTATATTCAGCGATTGGAGTACGCTTGCCATAACCATTTTCAGTTGCAGTCAAGACGCTTCCAGGAGTCGCATTGGCTTCAGCATCTGCCACACTAATCTGCGCGCCCTCTGCCACTTCCGCAGGAGCTACTAGCATTGCAATCACTTGCTGACCTTCACCTAAGTTCATACCGCGCACGCCTCGAGCAGTACGACCCATTGGACGAACATCATTCTCATCAAAGCGCACCGCCTTACCAGCATCAGAGAACAACATGACATCGTGTTGGCCATCAGTAATTGCTGCGCCCACCAAGAAATCGCCCTCATTCAAATCAACCGCAATAATGCCGGCCTTGCGTGGGTTAGAAAAGTCAGATAAACGTGTCTTCTTAACGGTACCTAAGCTGGTTGCCATAAAGACGTACTGATCATCCTGATAGCCTTTGATTGGCAGAATCACGGTGATCTTCTCGCCTTCAATCAGCGGGAACATATTGACGATGGGCTTACCTCTTGAGGTGCGACTACCTTGAGGTACTTCCCAGACTTTGAGCCAATACATGCGACCGCGATCAGAAAAACACAAAATGGTGTCGTGTGTATTTGCTACGAATAAAGTATCGATCCAGTCTTCATCTTTAGTTGCCGCCGCCTGCTTACCGCGACCACCGCGCTTCTGCGCACGATACTCACTGAGCGGCTGACTCTTCATATAACCAGTATGTGAAAGAGTAACAACCATATCTTGCGGCGTAATGAGATCTTCAGTGAAGAGCTCAGTTGCATTCATCTCAATAAATGAGCGACGACCGTTGTCGCTGCCTGCAATGCCGTACTCGGCCTGCACTTCTTTTAATTCGCTTTCGATGACCTGAGTGACTCGCTCTGATTTAGCCAATAAGTCGAGCAAGTCAGCAATCTCAGACATGACGTCTTTGTACTCAGAAACAATCTTGTCTTGCTCAAGACCAGTCAAGCGTTGCAAACGCATTTGCAGAATTTCTTGTGCTTGGCTATCAGATAAGCGATAGAGGCCACTGCTCTGCATGCCGTATTCAGGCAAGAGGCCATCAGGGCGATAAGCATTACGACCGCCTGGGGTATCTGTCTCTGCACGCGCCAACATCTCACGTACCATCGAGGAATCCCAATTCTTGCCCATCAACTCCGTCTTTGCTTCTACTGGATTGGCAGCAGCCTTGATGATCGCAATGAATTCATCAATGTTTGCTAATGCGACAGCTAAGCCCTCGAGGACATGACCACGCTCTCGCGCTTTACGAAGTTCAAAAATCGTGCGACGGGTAACAACTTCGCGACGATGCTGCAAGAAATACTCCAGCATCTGCTTCAAGTTCAACAGGCGTGGCTGGTTATCAACCAAGGCCACCATATTCATGCCGAAGTTATCTTGTAACTGCGTACTCTTGTATAAATTATTCAGAACAACCTCAGGAACTTCACCGCGCTTGAGCTCAATCACAACGCGCATTCCAGATTTGTCGGACTCATCCCGCAAATCAGAAATACCTTCGACTTTTTTCTCATTCACTAACTCAGCAATGCGCTCGAGCAAGTTCTTCTTATTGACTTGATAAGGCAACTCATCAACGATGATGGCTTGACGCGAACCCTTATCAATATCTTCAAAGTGGGTCTTGGCACGCATGACCACGCGACCGCGACCAGTGCGGTAACCCTCACGCACACCTTGAACACCATAAATAATTCCGGCAGTGGGGAAATCTGGCGCTGGGATGATCTCAATCAACTCATCAATGGTGCAATCCGGGTTGTGCAAGACGTGTAAACAGGCCTGAACCACCTCATCCAAGTTATGAGGGGGGATATTGGTTGCCATACCTACCGCAATGCCTGAGCTGCCGTTAATGAGCAAATTGGGCACTTTGGCAGGCAGAATCAGGGGCTCGCGCTCGCTACCGTCGTAATTTGGCCCAAAATCGACCGTTTCCTTATCCAAATCAGCCAATAGGTCATGGGCAATTTTGCGCAAGCGGATCTCGGTATACCGCATCGCAGCGGCGTTATCCCCATCCACGGAGCCAAAGTTACCCTGGCCGTCAACTAACATATAGCGTAGAGAGAAATCTTGGGCCATCCGGACGATGGTGTCATACACCGCAGAATCGCCATGGGGATGGTATTTACCGATTACATCGCCAACTATACGGGCAGATTTTTTGTAAGCACGGTTCCAATCGTTGTTTAATTCATACATCGCAAATAAGACCCGGCGGTGTACTGGCTTAAGGCCATCACGCACGTCTGGCAAGGCTCTGCCGACAATGACGCTCATAGCGTAGTCCAAATAGGACCGCCGCATTTCGTCTTCTAGGGATATTGGTAGTGTTTCTTTAGCGGCTTGTTCCATTTAGAAATAATATCATTTTGATGACGGAAGACCCCTATGCTAAGATTCTGTCAGTTTGTACGAAATTGAGATGTGTCGCTTTGCGGTGTTTTTGCTTCAAAGTAGGGCGAATTACATTTAAGTTTGACTTTAATTAAAAAGAGATTTTTGAGGACTAAAAATGAACAAAACCCTAAAACTGTTGCTCGCTTCTGTTATTACCGTTTCTGCAACCGCAGCAATGGCATCTGATAACTGGCAAAACGGCGACGGCTCCCTGAACTGGAAAAACGGCGACGGTACATTGTGCTGGCGTGATAATAACTGGACACCTGCAACTGCAGCTGCTGGTTGCGATGGCGCATTGCAACAAGGTCACTCCGCTGCTGGCGTTAGCCAAAGCAAGATCACTTTGCAAGCTGATACCCTCTACGATTTCAACAAGTCTGACTTGAAACCAGAAGGTAAAGCGACTTTGGACAAGATCGCTGCTGATCTCTCCAAGATCAAGCTGGAAGTCATCATCGCTGTTGGTAACACCGACAGCGTTGGTACAGATGCATACAACATGGCCCTCGGTCAGCGTCGTGCGCAGTCTGTTAAGACTTACCTCGTAAGCAAGGGTGTTGACGCAAGCCGCATCTACACAGAATCCAAAGGCAAGAGCAATCCAGTTGCAAGCAATGCAACTGCTGAAGGCCGCGCTAAGAACCGCCGCACCGACATCGAAGTTGTTGGTACAGCTAAGTAATCCGCTTCAAACCTAAAAAAGCCCGGTTCTGCCGGGCTTTTTTATTTCCGCTATATTCGTAACATGAACGTTGATCAATCTGAAATCGCTAAATTTAGCGCCCTAGCCCATCGCTGGTGGGACCCCAATAGTGAATTTAAGCCCTTGCATGCAATTAATCCGTTGCGCCTGGATTGGATTCAATCCTTTGGCAGTTTGGCGGGAAAGAAGGTCTTAGATGTTGGCTGTGGCGGTGGAATCCTGGCGGAATCTATGGCTCAGTCCGGGGCTGATACCACCGGCATTGACCTCTCTGAGAAGGCTCTCAAAGTTGCTGAATTACATGCCCTCGAGGTGGGTGCCAAACTCATGTATCGCGCCATTTCGGCCGAAGCGCTCGCCGATGAAAATCCAGGTCAATACGATGTTGTGACCTGCATGGAGATGCTCGAGCATGTGCCAGATCCCGCATCGGTTGTCAGAGCCTGCGCCACA
This genomic window contains:
- the hisC gene encoding histidinol-phosphate transaminase, yielding MMSSFGLKHIQAIAPYVGGRPISEVAREYGLDESKIIKLASNENPLGMPKSAHDAMLKAASDLGRYPDSNGFELKNVLSERLDVPTHWITLGNGSNDILELTTRAVAHTDDDIIFSKHAFAVYPLATQAVGARAVEVAATPQYGHDLNAMLKAIQTSGVKAKLVFVANPNNPTGSYLSAQEIESFLEQVPSNVIVVLDEAYNEYLLPEQQYDAIAWVKRFPNLIVSRSFSKAYGLAGLRIGYGIAQPALTDLLNRIRQPFNVNSLAQAAAIAALQDTAFLQKGYDLNRAGYLQLTDAFEEMGLTYLPSAGNFVLLKVGDEADSGAKVNLALLKRGIIVRPVANYGLPQWLRISIGLPEENAAFIDAMRAILG
- the pheA gene encoding prephenate dehydratase, with protein sequence MSTEEQRLAPLRDKIDDLDAKILDLLSQRAQAAQEVGHIKGGFASPVFRPERERQVVAKLQEINQGPLLPDGIAAIWREVMSACRALEARQTIAYLGPVGTFSEQAAQTYFGQSIAGLPCVSIDEVFKAVEKGAAQFGVVPVENSSEGAVSRTLDLLLDAPLQISGEVVLPIRHHLLTKSGSLDGVTTVCAHAQALAQCQQWLSEHAPQLKRQAVSSNAEAARMAAADPTLAAIAGEPAQIAYSLQAVASQIQDDPHNRTRFVVIGNYACQATGNDQTSLVLSVDNQPGAVHRLLAPLAKHGVSMNRFESRPARKGTWEYHFFIDVAGHADEDKVAKALIELQDTAAFYKKLGSYPRSAI
- the serC gene encoding 3-phosphoserine/phosphohydroxythreonine transaminase, which translates into the protein MTFDRRIFNFAAGPATLPEEILKQAADEMLNWHGLGTSVMEISHRSKEFMAVYEETLHDLRTLMSIPDQYEILLLQGGGIGQNAAIPMNLMGLSKSGPKADFIVTGIWSEKSLKEAQKYGAAHLAASSEAEHFTTIPPRSSWNLSSDAAYVHICSNETIGGVEFDQVPDVGNVPLVADVSSNILSKEMDVSQYGVLFAGAQKNIGPSGVTIVIVRKDLLGHSMPITPSVWDWAKEAANQSMLNTPPTFAIYMAGLSFKWLLKQGGVKAIAKQNQVKADLLYQCIDQSALYENRIAKPYRSRMNVTFFLKDEAMNTEFLAQSHAAGLVALRGHKAVGGMRASIYNAMPIEGVKALVEFMQDFERRA
- the gyrA gene encoding DNA gyrase subunit A, with amino-acid sequence MEQAAKETLPISLEDEMRRSYLDYAMSVIVGRALPDVRDGLKPVHRRVLFAMYELNNDWNRAYKKSARIVGDVIGKYHPHGDSAVYDTIVRMAQDFSLRYMLVDGQGNFGSVDGDNAAAMRYTEIRLRKIAHDLLADLDKETVDFGPNYDGSEREPLILPAKVPNLLINGSSGIAVGMATNIPPHNLDEVVQACLHVLHNPDCTIDELIEIIPAPDFPTAGIIYGVQGVREGYRTGRGRVVMRAKTHFEDIDKGSRQAIIVDELPYQVNKKNLLERIAELVNEKKVEGISDLRDESDKSGMRVVIELKRGEVPEVVLNNLYKSTQLQDNFGMNMVALVDNQPRLLNLKQMLEYFLQHRREVVTRRTIFELRKARERGHVLEGLAVALANIDEFIAIIKAAANPVEAKTELMGKNWDSSMVREMLARAETDTPGGRNAYRPDGLLPEYGMQSSGLYRLSDSQAQEILQMRLQRLTGLEQDKIVSEYKDVMSEIADLLDLLAKSERVTQVIESELKEVQAEYGIAGSDNGRRSFIEMNATELFTEDLITPQDMVVTLSHTGYMKSQPLSEYRAQKRGGRGKQAAATKDEDWIDTLFVANTHDTILCFSDRGRMYWLKVWEVPQGSRTSRGKPIVNMFPLIEGEKITVILPIKGYQDDQYVFMATSLGTVKKTRLSDFSNPRKAGIIAVDLNEGDFLVGAAITDGQHDVMLFSDAGKAVRFDENDVRPMGRTARGVRGMNLGEGQQVIAMLVAPAEVAEGAQISVADAEANATPGSVLTATENGYGKRTPIAEYTRHGRGTKGMIAIQTSERNGKVVAAALVSPEDQIMLITTGGVLVRTRVSEIREMGRSTQGVTLINVDEGTRLSGLQRIAESDSDDEDDLVEDDSIDAGDVGDAASDTASDA
- the ompA gene encoding outer membrane protein OmpA; this encodes MNKTLKLLLASVITVSATAAMASDNWQNGDGSLNWKNGDGTLCWRDNNWTPATAAAGCDGALQQGHSAAGVSQSKITLQADTLYDFNKSDLKPEGKATLDKIAADLSKIKLEVIIAVGNTDSVGTDAYNMALGQRRAQSVKTYLVSKGVDASRIYTESKGKSNPVASNATAEGRAKNRRTDIEVVGTAK
- the ubiG gene encoding bifunctional 2-polyprenyl-6-hydroxyphenol methylase/3-demethylubiquinol 3-O-methyltransferase UbiG produces the protein MNVDQSEIAKFSALAHRWWDPNSEFKPLHAINPLRLDWIQSFGSLAGKKVLDVGCGGGILAESMAQSGADTTGIDLSEKALKVAELHALEVGAKLMYRAISAEALADENPGQYDVVTCMEMLEHVPDPASVVRACATLAKPGGTLFFSTLNRNPKSYLFAILGAEYLLRLLPKGTHEYAKFIKPSELIAFTREAELELLGMKGMSYNPLTQVYSLGSDMDVNYMIAVRKCS